The DNA segment CCGATCGACCGCGTCCTCACGCGCACGGAACTGGATGACGGTCTCGTCCTCGAGCGTGTGCGCAGCCCGCTCGGCGTCCTGCTCATCATCTTCGAGAGCCGGCCCGACGCGGTGATTCAGATCGGGTCCCTCGCCATCCGCTCCGGGAACGGCGTCATCATGAAGGGCGGTCGCGAGGCGGCCCGCTCGAACGAGGTGCTCGTCGGCTGCCTGCAGCGGGCGCTGGAGGAGGCGGGTCTCGATCCCCGGGGCGTCCTCGGCGTCCCGGACCGGCGGGACGTCGACGAACTGCTCGCGCTCGACGACCTCATCGATCTCGTGATCCCGCGGGGGTCGGGGGCGCTGGTCCGCTCGATCCAGGAGCGCAGCCGGATCCCGGTGCTGGGGCACGCGGAGGGCGTGTGCCACCTGTACGTGGACGCATCGGCGGATCCGGAGATGGCTCTACGGCTGGCCGTGGATGGGAAGTGCGACTATCCCGCCGCGTGCAACGCGACCGAGACGCTGCTCGTGCACGAGGCCTTCCTGCCGCGGCTGGGACCGGTCGGAGAGGCGCTCCGCAAACGCGGCGTCGAACTTCGCTGCGACGAATCCTCGCGCCGGGTCCTGCCGTGGGCCGAGGCTGCCTCCGAGGAGGACTGGGGACTCGAGTTCGGCGACCTCACGCTGGCGGTGCGGACCGTGGCCGGTCTCGAGGAGGCCGTCGACTTCATTCACGCGTACGGGAGCAGCCACACGGACGCGATCGTGGCCGAGGACCCGGCCGTCGCCGAACGGTTCCTGAAGGCCGTGGACGCGGCGAGCGTGTTCCACAACGCGAGCACCCGCTTCGCGGACGGATTCCGCTATGGGCTCGGGGCGGAGGTGGGGATCAGCACGGCCCGCATCCACGCCCGTGGGCCGGTCGGCGTCGAAGGCCTCCTCACGACGCGCTGGCTGCTGCGCGGCGAGGGGCAGGGTGCCGCGGACTACGGCCCCGGCAAGCGCAGCTTCACGCACCGACCCCTGGACGCGAACGGCTGACGACGGAGGGGGCCGGTCCGGCCGCTACTGGATGCGGCGGACGCGGATGTTGCGGTACCAGACGGGGTCGCCGTGGTCCTGGACGCCGAGGTGGCCCTCGTGGTGCCGGCCGTAGTCGGGCCACTCCACGAACTTGCTCCCCGCCACCAGCGCCTCCCATTCGGTGGAACCGATCTCGTACTCGACGACCTGGACGCCGTTCAGCCAGTGGACGACCTGGTTGCCGTGGCGGACGATCCGCGCCTCGTTCCACTCGCCGGCCGGGTTCGAGACGTCCCCGGGAGGCGCGTGCAGGCCGTAGTTCGACCCCGCCGACGTGAGCGGATTGCCGCCGTCGTAGTGCCCCGCGTTGTCGAGGACCTGCATTTCCGGGCCCGATTCGAACGCGCGCTCGGTGTTCTCGGAGATGCCGAAGAAGATCCCGCTGTTGCCGCCCTCGCCGACCCTCCACTCGAGGCGCAGGTCGAAGTCCGTGTAGGTGTCGCGCGTGATGAGCGTCCCGCCTCCGACACCGGGCGTGAAGGCGAGCGCGCCCTCCTTCGCGCTCCAGCCCGCGGGGACGCCGTCCATCCGGAACCCCCGCCACGCGTCGAGCGACTCCCCGTCGAAGAGGAGTTCGAAGCCGTCGGCGACCTCCGCCGCGGAGAGTTGGTTGGCGGCCGCCTGCGTCTCGACGTCATCGTCCTCGGCGACGGCTCCCTCCGTCCCTGACCCGGCCTCCGCCTGCCCGCACCCCGACACGGCGCCCGTCCCGAAGATCACGAGGGCCCATTTCGCCGGGGACGACAGCTTGAACGAATCGATACGTCGCTTCACGTCTGCACTCCGGTTTCGGGTCAGAGTCGGGCGGCTGGTCTCACGGTAGATCCGGCGCTTGACGGCCACAACCGCGGACGTCCGTCTCCTAGCGGCGGCCGCCGGCGATGCGGGCGGCCTCGGGGCGGCGGCGGAGAGCGAGCATGCTCCAGGTGCCGAGGGCCGGGCCGATGGCGAGGGGCGCGAAGGCCCACTCCCAGCCGAACCATGACTCCCACACCGGGATGAGGCGGATCGTGGCGATCGTGAGCAGGAAGCCGATCGCCGTCTGCAGCGTGAGCGCGGTGCCCACGTACTCCGGTTCGGCGAGTTCGCTCACACAGGCGGAGAACTGCGCGGAGTCGGCGACGATCGCGAACCCCCACACGAGGCAGACCGCCGCGATCGGCCAGATGGGGCCACCGAACAGGGGCCCGATGACGAGACAGCAGGCGCCGCTCACTACCATGCTCCAACTCGTCACGGCCGTCCGCCCCACGCGGTCCGCGAGCACGCCGGCCGCGGCCGCGCCCAGCCCTCCGGCGGCGATCGTCCCGAAAGCCAGGTACGAGGCGAGGGAGGGGGTCGTGCGCGCGTTCGGGTCCGCCGCGAAACTCGCCGCCAGGAAGGCGGGGATCCACGTCCACATGGCGAAGAGTTCCCACATGTGCCCGAAATAGCCGCCGTTGGCGAGCATCGTCGC comes from the Candidatus Palauibacter soopunensis genome and includes:
- a CDS encoding glutamate-5-semialdehyde dehydrogenase, with the translated sequence MEATTLKREATETLRERAAGVRTAQRTIGSAPAERRTAALRALKAVLIRSRAEISRANDEDLARAAEEGLSGSLLHRLGLPDAKLESLLEGIDALVEGEDPIDRVLTRTELDDGLVLERVRSPLGVLLIIFESRPDAVIQIGSLAIRSGNGVIMKGGREAARSNEVLVGCLQRALEEAGLDPRGVLGVPDRRDVDELLALDDLIDLVIPRGSGALVRSIQERSRIPVLGHAEGVCHLYVDASADPEMALRLAVDGKCDYPAACNATETLLVHEAFLPRLGPVGEALRKRGVELRCDESSRRVLPWAEAASEEDWGLEFGDLTLAVRTVAGLEEAVDFIHAYGSSHTDAIVAEDPAVAERFLKAVDAASVFHNASTRFADGFRYGLGAEVGISTARIHARGPVGVEGLLTTRWLLRGEGQGAADYGPGKRSFTHRPLDANG
- a CDS encoding DUF1080 domain-containing protein; the encoded protein is MKRRIDSFKLSSPAKWALVIFGTGAVSGCGQAEAGSGTEGAVAEDDDVETQAAANQLSAAEVADGFELLFDGESLDAWRGFRMDGVPAGWSAKEGALAFTPGVGGGTLITRDTYTDFDLRLEWRVGEGGNSGIFFGISENTERAFESGPEMQVLDNAGHYDGGNPLTSAGSNYGLHAPPGDVSNPAGEWNEARIVRHGNQVVHWLNGVQVVEYEIGSTEWEALVAGSKFVEWPDYGRHHEGHLGVQDHGDPVWYRNIRVRRIQ